A single genomic interval of Microbacterium sp. zg-Y1090 harbors:
- a CDS encoding glycine cleavage system protein R, with the protein MAHLVLTVVGDDRAGLVRTLADTVAAHGGNWERSELAELAGAFAGIVLVSVPDDRVDALQADLEGLAGLLRVTTHAGGEPSAAATGHVGFTVLGNDRPGIVRDVTATLAGLGASIDSFASRTREAPMAGGTLFEATVDVRVPAEVDAAAITTALEKLAGEIQVDIALG; encoded by the coding sequence ATGGCACATCTCGTCCTCACCGTCGTCGGCGATGACCGCGCCGGACTCGTCCGCACCCTCGCCGACACCGTCGCCGCCCACGGCGGCAACTGGGAGCGCAGCGAACTGGCCGAGCTCGCCGGCGCCTTCGCCGGCATCGTGCTGGTGTCGGTTCCCGACGACCGGGTCGACGCCCTGCAGGCGGACCTCGAGGGTCTCGCGGGACTGCTGCGGGTCACGACGCACGCCGGCGGCGAGCCGTCCGCGGCCGCCACCGGTCATGTGGGCTTCACCGTGCTGGGCAACGACCGGCCGGGGATCGTCCGTGACGTCACGGCGACACTGGCCGGCCTCGGCGCGAGCATCGACTCCTTCGCGAGCCGCACCCGTGAGGCGCCGATGGCCGGCGGCACACTGTTCGAGGCGACGGTCGACGTGCGGGTGCCGGCGGAGGTGGATGCCGCGGCCATCACGACCGCGCTCGAGAAGCTGGCGGGCGAGATCCAGGTCGACATCGCGCTCGGGTGA
- a CDS encoding SLC13 family permease translates to MDAVKLAVIGAVLLLAGGGAVLGGVLPAADALAIADRVWPILLFVVAVTVVAELAAAAGVFDVVAAWLARLARGRTVVLWLAVVALAVVVTAFLSLDTTAVLLTPVVVVVARANGLNPLPFAFTTVWLANTGSLFLPVSNLTNLLAAHRLDDGTPWGFLALLGPSAVVAVAVSVALLLAIHRRHLRGRYVPAPAPRVADRVLLRAASVVVLVLLPLLVSGVPPWRPALAAAAAMTCLYAWRRPGRLRLGLVPWHLVVFASGLFLAVGALQAAGAGALIAAVAGSGDDLVSLWRLAGAGLVVSNAIDNLPAYLALEPVADSPVRLAALLIGVNAGPLITPWASLATLLWHDRLRAVGVDVPWRRYVLLGLVAAPLIVALAVLPLAR, encoded by the coding sequence CGCCCTGGCGATCGCCGATCGCGTCTGGCCGATCCTGCTGTTCGTCGTCGCGGTCACCGTCGTGGCGGAGCTCGCCGCCGCAGCGGGCGTCTTCGACGTCGTCGCGGCGTGGCTGGCACGGCTGGCGCGTGGCCGCACCGTCGTGCTGTGGCTCGCCGTGGTGGCGCTGGCCGTCGTCGTCACCGCTTTCCTGTCGCTGGACACCACAGCGGTGCTGCTGACGCCGGTCGTCGTCGTCGTCGCCCGAGCCAACGGCCTGAATCCTCTGCCTTTCGCCTTCACCACCGTGTGGCTGGCCAACACCGGGTCGCTGTTCCTGCCGGTGTCGAACCTGACGAACCTGCTCGCCGCCCACCGGCTCGATGACGGCACCCCATGGGGGTTCCTCGCACTGCTGGGGCCCTCCGCGGTCGTGGCGGTCGCGGTGAGCGTCGCGCTGCTGCTCGCGATCCACCGGCGGCATCTGCGGGGTCGCTACGTCCCCGCCCCGGCGCCGCGGGTCGCCGACCGCGTGCTGCTGCGCGCGGCATCGGTCGTGGTGCTCGTGCTGCTTCCGCTGCTCGTGTCGGGGGTGCCGCCGTGGCGGCCCGCCCTGGCCGCGGCGGCGGCGATGACGTGTCTGTACGCCTGGCGGCGACCCGGCCGGCTGCGGCTGGGGCTCGTGCCGTGGCACCTGGTGGTGTTCGCCTCGGGGCTCTTCCTCGCCGTCGGTGCGCTGCAGGCGGCGGGCGCGGGAGCCCTGATCGCCGCCGTAGCGGGCTCGGGCGATGACCTGGTGTCGCTGTGGCGACTGGCCGGCGCGGGACTGGTGGTCTCCAACGCGATCGACAACCTGCCGGCGTACCTCGCGCTCGAGCCGGTCGCCGACTCGCCCGTGCGGTTGGCCGCGCTGCTCATCGGGGTGAACGCGGGGCCACTGATCACCCCCTGGGCGTCGCTGGCGACACTGCTGTGGCACGATCGCCTGCGCGCGGTCGGTGTCGACGTGCCGTGGCGGCGCTACGTGCTGCTCGGCCTCGTCGCCGCTCCGCTGATCGTCGCGCTCGCCGTCCTGCCGCTCGCCCGCTGA